The following nucleotide sequence is from Drosophila simulans strain w501 chromosome 3L, Prin_Dsim_3.1, whole genome shotgun sequence.
ATGGCCATGGGATCCTGTTCGCACCATCCCTCCTTCTGGAAAATAGACTCCACTTCAATCTGATGAAAGCACACAATTTCGTCAGTGCCCGCACGAAATATAATAAATCGCGCGGAAGTGGTTCCCTCGTCAATAGCCCCAACGAATGGACCAGATAGCGTGGGTGGAGGCGGGGTCGTCTCGGTTGTTGGAgaatccattttttttttttgtgtccaGAGTTCACCTTTACAGTCAATAAATGCCAGCACGCTTTCTCGCGAGCTTGTTTCACACTAAAATTAGTTATTGGAATCTTGTCGACATATTCGACGGAAATTATGCGATAAGAGATAAGGTGAGCGAGCCTTCTTCTCTTTGCAAATCGTTACGATAGCGGTGTGTGCAAGCTAAAAACCCGTCGGatagtaaatatttactgTGAATGGGCGCGACATAACGTTTATGCATCATAGAAGAACGCGATTCTCGCTATTGAGAAGAAaccttaaaattataaaattatttatttcatcataaagtgctttataatttaatatttacataataaaatttaagttaTAGGTAATTTCTCACGTAATACACCAATACATAAATTGTGTTGCGCATAAACGAACATTCACAACGATATTGGAATAATGTCACTGTAGAGTGGGGTAACACTTTTAAATGTGAACGCAGGCTGGAAAGTATCAGCTGATCGGAAGGCCAAACTGGATAATAACAAAAATCACTAGATTGTTAGCGCCAAGTAAACAAGTATATTCGACTCGATGATTTCAGACAGTCAGAAGAAAGGACTGCGGGAGTTACTTCTAAATGACAATAACTTAACTGTCCTGCTACAGTTGGCCAAATGCGCCACCAAAAATGTGTGCAAAACCGAAGACCCGGAGGGTAAGATTTAATTTTGGAATTTGCACAACAGataattattatgtatttaacTTGCAGAGGCCCTTCGTCTGATCACTACACACATTCCAGACATTTACGTACTGCTTTCCAAGCGCGCTATAACGAAGGAACTCCTCTTTACGTATTTGAGCAATCGACGCGCTGACGCAGCCACAGACTTTAGCAAGGCAGACCTCATAGCCAAGGTTATACAGTATTGGAAGCAGGAGCATCAATCAAGCATAGAGCTTTCCGGAGACCAGACATCCAGCTCACTTCATAATCAGAGCGAAGAGGATTATCCCATTCACAAGATTGCGCGCAAGTTCGGCGAGTGGTTCTTCGAACGCTTCAACGCAGACGCCCTCAGTCTGGTGGATTTGTGGGCAGATGCGACCCTACATCTAACGATCAGAGCCAGTGATGGAATCAATGAGCTGGAGTGTACGACGGCTGCCGAGGTGTTATCGGCACTAACGAGCGCTAAGCAGCAGTTTGACTTTTACTTTAATCCGAACCTGACGCACGCCGGAATTCAGGGTCGAATGGACTCGTACGGGCAGTTCTTAGTGATCTGCTGCGGCACTCTGCACTCCCGTGATAGCTGTGTCGGAATCTTTGAATGTGCCTTCGGGCTACTGCGGGACCCCTTGGCTGACAACAACTGGAAACCCAAAAAAGTGAAGTGCTTACTTAAAAGTGAAGCTCAGCCCCCAGCCCCCTATCTGTGCTCGAGCGAAATTCTGCACACAGCTCTGGAGCTGCCAGTATCCACTGATGACTTGAACTAGCGGACTGTTATGTATCAGCGCGTCCACATgaagtataattttaaaaggtACTGAATACTTACTTGGACAGAACTACCGTAATCAATTAGCTCTATGAATGTTTTAATCAATATACTCACGAGTTGAAACTGCAAGGCGTAGAACAAATTTGTTGACAGCCCAAACTGCAAgattaaagaaaacaaatttattaaagaaGTGTGGGTTAAAAAAGGTGAGCTGAATCTGACAGTTAGTCACTCAGATTTAAGCTTATATGCCTGATACTTTCTTCGAGCAACCGAAGACCACTACTTGTTGCACCgataaaatgttatattttaccaaattaattatttttgtctactatttaacaaattcatattataatcattaaaatacttttaggACATCCAATTTACGCaagaaactatatatattcaaaaatcTTTAATTCGATTGTTTTAGTTATTGGTAATATTAGGTGAATCGGAGGGACAAAGAGGGTTTGAATTGTATAAGGTATCTTCTGCAAAATCgtgattataaattattaccAGTTCAGCCAGCCACAAGGCCAAGGAAGGCTCGTCCGTAACAAGCGGCACACTGAAATTGTAGTACACGTTAATACGATTCACAAAACAGGTTGAAACTGTACttatgtgtatttatatatagatacatacatacatatacatatacatatattaatatatatatatatatatatatatatatatatataatatatattgtgtttgtttggcaaatcCGTCACATGCATTTTATACTAtagcataaaaatatttacatacacaCAGGAAACATTAATTGAATAccaatattttgtataattcgGTTCTCAAAACGCGCCGTAGAGCTTAAAACCACAGAACATATTTAGATCGATTGTGTAGATGTAATGATCTAGTGATTTTTGGTTGAGCAGATGTATCTAAAATAACAAACGATAACTAGTAGCTAACGGCTGAGTTGGGGAATTGTTGTCTTAGGACTATGCGAAATTAAATTACGTTTCATTGCCTTCGTCGGTCGATTTACATCTTCTCCTGTATGAATGGATGAACTAGTGCCTGGTTAAGGGAGATCCGTTTAGCCGGATCCAAGGCAAACATGTTCTCTAGAAGATCCTTGAGCTGGGTGACCTTGCGATGTTGATCGTCTGGCAAGTTTTGGTCAGCAATTAGTTCCTGCTGCAGGCTACGCGAAGGTTTGACTACAGGCATTACAACAATTTTTTCCTGTGAATGTACAAAATTGGCATTAGATTCtctctttatatcaaaaacaCTTACCCTCTCAGTGAGCTTATCTATTTCATGGTAGAGAAAGTTGCAGCTTTGGTCAAAATGCTGTTCTCTAAATTGGCCTTTTCTGATAATTCGGTTTGGTATCTTTCCTTTTACGTCCATGAAAAACTTTAGCATCTGATTGTTACTCTTCCCGCTAAACAGAATCTTTCCTGTGTATAACTCATAAATTGTGCAGCCAGCAGACCAGGTGTCGATTCCGTAGTCATAGGGAATACCCAAAATGATCTCTGGTGAGCGGTAGAACCGCGATACCAAGTACGGTGTTATTTCGTTGTCGCTGATTGCCGAGGCAGAACCAAAATCACACAATTTAAGTATCAGATTATTTTCGTTTACCAAAATGTTATCCGGCTTAATATCAGCATGCAAAATGCCCGtcttttttaacaatttgagTGCTAAGAATAGCTGCTGCGTGTAGCTACGCACTGCTTTGATGTGGAGTCCCACATTCTTGCCATACTTTTTAAGTACTTCTCGCAAATTCATTGCTAATGGCTCAAACACCATACAAAGATGCTATAGTGGAAATATAATGATTGAAATTCGGTCGACACTAAGTTGTACAAACGATGAATTACCTGCTTGTGAAAGAAGTGACGATACAGTCGCAGGCAGTGGAAACGATCCTCTGGATCGGCGTCGTTCagcttttttaatatttctagtTCCCGCAAGCCAGTTTTGTGCCtaataaaagaaacaaacgGCATAAATAGAcctaacaaacaaaaaattacaaaatactTACATTATTTCGTTGTTTCGTATGATCTTAATGGCTACATTAGCTTGCCCACGAGCTTGGTCTCTGCCACGCACTACGTTGCTGAAGACACCCTGGCCTGTGTATCCATTCACTAGGTATCGATTGTCCAAAACTTCACCGATACGAACTCGGTAATAACCTTCAGCGTCGTCCCAGTTGTCTGTGAGAGCGGGATTTTCGTGTTGATGCTTATTTTGGACGATTGTGTTGGGTGACTGGTGGGATTTGAACTCGGAATTAATAAATGGGATGAAGAATTTGAGtttgaaatttacaattttgcGACTCACATCGAAATTGGAATCCACGTCTTGGTCGGCGAACATATCCCACTCGTTTCGTTTTTCCTTTGCGGAGCAATTCTTTTGGCTAGTCGAGTTATCCATATCTTCGTGTTCCTTTGGCATTTCCGAGATAAGGGGATTCGGGCAAGGCAACGTGGGCGACGGCGTTCTTAAAGGTCTTTCGCGTTGGGATGACCCTTGTGAAGTACTTCGAGAGTCGTACGAGACCGAGTTATGAGGAGCTGGCGATTCTTGCCCAGTGCCCAGCTTCTGATTACAGTTATAAGACAAAAACAATAAGTTTacagtaataaataataaaaaaattgtttgcctaCCTTGAGTAGCTCCTCGCGCTTCTTTCTACGTAACTCAATGATACGTTCTTCGTCATCGTCTTCCTCCAAAATGTCAATGTTTACGTTCACCTCCTCATCACTGCTCTCCTTGTCGAGCTTATTTTGCCCCTCGCTCAGCGAACCCTTGTACCGATCTCTATCCCCGTTGTCTGTCCCGCTGCGGGCTCCTCCGCGCCCGCCACCACGATCCCGGTCCTTTTGCCGCTCCCGCTCTCGTCGCCTGTCTGACTCAAACTTACTGCGGCTGTGCGACCGCTGCATACGATTTGGCCGAACGTCTCGCTCCCGTGCACGACCTGGTCTCATATCAGTGGGTGGCGGCGGCCTATCCAATCCTCGCCGATCCCGGTCCCGGCTATGGTCTCGTCTTTCCCTTTGCTTGTCGCGGTTTATTTCCTGTCGTAGGTCCTCCATGTTGCGGTTGCGGCTCCGCGGTCGGACCTGCGTCTGCTGATCTGATGCTCGGCGACGTGGGGGTGAACGGTCGCGATCCCTCGAACGACGATCCCTACGGCAACGGCTTCTCGGAGCTGCTGGGAGCGGAGATGCGTGGCGCCTTCGTTTCTCGGGCGTAGGCGAGGGGGTTCGCTGGCCTCCGCTAGAATCATCCAACAATATTACATCGGATTCATTTGAGTTATGCGTGGTAGACTTTTTAATATTAGCATGTTTACTGGTTGCAGTAGCCAACGGCGCTGCAGACTTGCTGGGTTGGGGCTGCGGTACGGATGTGACAGCTTTGAGCACTGATTTGGTGTGGACAACCAGCTGCTGCGAGTGTGTGTCTGGGAGGAGATCGCCTTTATCCTCCGCCTCTGGATCCGACATATAGGCGCCCAGGCGCGCCTGCAGAAGGGCCTTCTGACGCATCAATTCCTCCAAATTAAGCTCGTCTTCAATAATAGACAAAATAATAGGACTGGCTGCATCGGCGGGCCTGAAATCAAGAATGAAAAGTTCAAACACCATATGAATTACGAAATCGCTCCCCCATGGCATTTCACAATACTTACACATCGCTTTCGCTGCTAGAACTGGCCACCTCCAGGACGGGCAGCATCTTATTCTGAATAGTTTTGGTGATTTCTTCAACAAGACTGCTCGGATCCGTCGGAAGTAGGGGTTTGCCGACACGGAAATCGGCTCCGTTCCGGCTGGCCTTCTGCATGATTTCTGTGAACTTGCTGCTCAGTCCACAATTTTGTGATAGTTTTAACTTTGCATTTTCCGGGGCGTCAGACTCGTTTGTGGATTCGCTAGTTCTGTGGGGTcgtttttttgctttcttctgcttcttgtGGACATGCCTGTCCTTTTCGGTCTTGCCAGTCGAggattttttatgttttttgtgctttttagcttttttgTGCTTGGTCCGACGCTCCTCGGtctcgctgttgttgctggagtCGTAGCTATTCGGTACAGGAGGGGAGCAACCCAAGtcaatacacacacatgcggtCGGCCTAGTAAAATTAACTTACCTTTTGTCGTCAGCCATTATTTGATTGTTTAACACTGTAAACTTCAGATGTGCGCACACAGTGCGTTCATAAGGTGTTCGGTAATTCTTTGCAGATGGCTAATGAAACTTATAATTTTCCTCTTATCGTGTTCTTCCTCTTAGTAGCTTTTTTAGTGTGACTGCACGCCGGACAAAAGTAAATACGTTTTGAAAATACCTTTTGGGATTTCGGAATAATTTCTAGTATATTTGTAagatttgtaaaaaaaaaaagattaaaatctaattttgtAACATTAATTTTTACCCCCCTCCCCAACGTAAATTATTGTCTTTTGCGCAAGTCtaaattggaaataaaaacgaaggaatttcaaaacaacagttgaatttttatattatagttcatgacattttatttgtttttcattgtaCATGCTAGCTCTTCTAACCTAACTGGCAACAGCTACATCCACGTCGTGCTCATCTTTGTCGATGCTTAGCTCAAGCACCGTGTCCTCTTCTACGGACATGGCTTTAGAATCCTCCGTGGAGACTGAGTGAAATTTGGGTTCGCCGCGGGCTCCTTCGAACTTTGTGGGAGTGCTGTTGTTGAGATCGTCGTCTTCATCGCTTACCTCCATGATCCCATTGTCGTCTAGGTCCGGCTCAGAGCGGGCATCGCAGTCGCTTGACGAGGATGATGCCGAGGATGAGCTGTTGTCCTGGTCCAGCTGCTGTTCCAGCTCGTGAATCGTGTACATCAGCAAAGTGAAGTCATTGCGTCGTTTCTGAAACTTGCGCTCCATCTTTAGCTTCTTTTGCACCAAGTCGTCAATCTCCCTCCTAATGGTCTCAATGTGTCGTTGTGTTTCGCTGCGGTCCGGTTGGTCCTGGATGAGCGAGGCCAGCAGATCGTACTCCATCTTGTTCTTGCGAATCTGCTTGGCAGTGATTAGCTCCTTTTTACTGGATTCGATTTCCGCTTTAGCCAAAACAATACTTTCTTCGTGGTGTTCAACTAATTGTGTGTAGTTGTCACGCTCACCGGCGATCATCTGCAGAGTTTGTACGTTCTTCAACGCAGTAAGCTTGCACTGGGCGAATTGGGCCATCAGTCGGTCGTACATGATGGGACTGAAATTCGGAAAAGAAGAAATATGTACACCATGTTTTGAATCACACATATCAAATTTCTTACTTGCTGTCCGGCGAGTCACTGGCCCACTTCAGGAACTGTTTTAGCAACACTACTATTCTCCGATCCTCCCCAGTTCCATCCCCATCAATCAGCAGGCGCTGCTTTATGATTTCTTCTGGAAGATAAGTTTAAATATCTATTCccaaatgcgaaaataaacaaaaacaacttaCCGTCATTCATCTCCATTAATTTCCGAACTACCGTATCGGAGTGTGGCCGAAGCTGACACTGCTCCGACATACCACGCAGTACGGTCCTACTGTACTTGTCCtatcattttaatttggaGAAAGTATTGAATTATGCCTTCCCTTTTATATCCCGCCCATAGCCAAGTGTAGTGCCGTAAACTTTCGGACATCAGCGAATCCCATTAACTAAGTGCACTTCTTGCAGAATGTCGGAAACGTCAAGCGTCGACGTGGATGCGGACCGAGATGGCAAAAAGATGGGGGAGGGCCTCCGACAGCGCTCGCAACGTCTCATTGTCCGCCTCCAGCAAATGCAGAGGGAAATGGAGTCTAATGCATCCAGCAACGACCTATCGGCCAACCAGGTCGTTAATCCGCTGCAGCCACAAATTTGCTGGGCGGAAGCACGGCCACATCCCAACCAATCACAACCATCTGCGCGGAGCAACAGCAGGCAGGCCATTCCTTACGGTGTGCCAGTATCCGCGCCAGCGCCGGTAGCTATGCCCTTGCCCTATCACGTAGCATTCGCGACCTACCAGGCGACCATGCAGATTCCCTGCGTGCAACCACTTTCGCATATGCACGTCGTGTCTAGTCCCAGCCATCGGCTAATGGCGAAAAAGAAGTCGAAGCGGACGCTTCGAAATGAGGTGGAGGCTCTTCAGGATATGGTCAAACATCTTTCACACCTCTCCCCAGATGTTAACGCGTATGCCTGCCAGCTGATACGTAAAAACGAGATCCTTTCTCAGCTGGAGTGGAGTCAAACCAGGTCAGAAGCACAACCGCAACAGGTTGGGTACCAGGGTCGGCATCGCCACGATTCTGAGGTCTCAGCTACAAACAATGGAAGTCATGTACAGCAGCACCCAAAACTAGGACGAAGGCAACGCAATCGCAAGAAAAACGATGGATCCGGTAGCAATGGGACCCAATCGCAAAAAACCGAACTAGAGGCCATGCGGTCGTACATAAACAAGATTGTCCAACGTTACGTGGGCATGGATCACAAGTTGTCGGAAGACCTGATTTTCAAAGGTAACTTCTCCGACCTGGAAGCGCATGCGCAGAGACTAGTTGCTGCGGGTTATGGGCGAATTGTAGAAGAGGAAATCCGGGTAAACCGGAAGAACAACAGACAGGCCTTTATTATCATGTCCACAGATCGAGAAGCACTCGAACGAGATGGCATCGTGCTCTTGCCAGTGGCCCGGCGCTATGCCTTCGAAGGTGACAAAGTGCGTGCATTCGTGCTAAACCCTGATACCCAGGGCAGTTCAAAGACAGCTGAGCCCTCGTCTGGTGGAATCACTGGTGGGAAGCCGTCTTTATCTCTTGGTAAGTTTATCGGCAAACTTATAATACTTTCGACTGATGATAATATCCTATCAAGCGGATGGTGAGGAGCTTTCGGACGATACCGAGTCCCAGGGCTCTGAGTCCGATACCGACAACGTGGTCGTCATATCGTCGGACAACTGCCCCAAAGCGTTTGTCATAGCAATAACTAAACAAACTGAGCTCCGCCAGATCGTGGGAACCATATCGTTTACGAACCCCACCAAGCTTTGTGACGACCAGCTATTCTACAAATTCCGACCGTACGATTTGCGTGTCCCCATGGTCTACGTTCCGAAGGATGCCTGTGCCGCCCACATCGgaaacaaacagcaaatagACGTGTCCGGCCTCTTATACCTGGCCAATATACTCGAGACAGATTGCAATGGGCACTGCATCGCTGAACTGATCCAGCCGGTTGGACGCGTCGGTAATTTGGACGACGAACTTAAGGCAATTCTGTTTCATAACGGTCTCCGGGATATAAAGCCATTTGAGCAACGATTTAACGACATTTACTCCCAGCCGTCTCCTCCGATAAGCCAAGACGATCTCCATCAGCGAAAAGACTTAAGAAAGATGTGCATATTTACTATAGATCCGATGACTGCTCGCGATTTGGATGACGCCGTTTCTATAGAGAAGCTAGGCGACAATGAATATGAGATTGGCGTCCATATATCCGATGTTTCGCACTTCCTGATAGAGGACAATGAACTGGATAACATAGTGAAGGAACGCTCTACGTCTATTTATTTAGCCAACGAGGTAATCCACATGCTGCCTCAGTCTCTATGCATGCGATGTTCCCTGCTCCCTGGGGAAGACAAGTTCGCTTTTTCCGTCTTCTGGCGGATGAACGGGGAGGGAGTCATGCTACAAAAGGAGCCAGAATTTTGCCGCACAGTCATTAACTCTTGCTCGCAATTTGCTTATGAACACGCTCAAAAGATCATCGACAACCCTAATGAGCGGTTTACCGAGAACGACTTCCCGACCATCCTGAATGGATTTAATCCCGATGATATCAGAAATAGGGTACTGTGGCTTCACGATATTGCAAGCTCCATACGTAAGACACGTTTAGACAACGGCGCACTAACAATTAACAATGCCAAGCTACGCTTCGTCCTCGATCCAATTAGTGGCGAACCGTTGTCATTTGAAGTGGAGAAACAGCGAGAGGCTAACCGCCTGATTGAAGAGTTTATGCTTCTGGCCAACCAGGCAGTCGCCCGCTTTATACACGAATCTTTTCCTGATATCGCTGTACTGCGTAACCACCCTCCGCCACTTACTAAGTCCCTTAAAGCTTTACGGGAAAAGTTTCTTGCTCTGGGTTTCGAATTGGACTACAGCTCGTCTAAGGCGCTCCAGGAGAGCATGGTGCGTTTGTGCAATGAGGCGCCCAATCCTGTCGCAATGAATGCCTGCCTCAGCCAGCTTTTGATGAAACCAATGGCCCGTGCAACGTAAGTGTCTCAGTTTTCTAATAATTACTCTTCTCACAATTTCCCCCCTTTAGATATTTTTGCAGCGAGGGTAAATCAGAACCGGCCGACCTGTGGCACTACGCCTTGTCCATACCCATATACACTCACTTTACTAGCCCAATCCGTCGGTATCCTGATATTATGGTGCACCGGTAACTGTCACATACCTTTAAAGTTCGCCTCCCGTACTTAGAATTTCCTCCACTCTAGACTTTTGGCGGCGGGACTTAAATATTGTACACCGCCTAGACGTACCCCAGATGATCTGCACACCTTAACAAAATTAGCTAATGAGCGCAAGTACAATGCAAAAATGGCCGGAGACGACTCTGCTAACTTGTACTTCAAACGCTATGTTCACAATAAGCAGGGCATATACATGCGTGCTGTGGtcattgaaatatttcagcatatGATGAACGTAGTTACTTTAGAGTCGGGCCACGTTATAAGCATTAActacaaaatgcaaaaggtCCTCGTAGACACACACGGCGCACCCAATTACATTCTTATTGCCGAGCGAAACTTAAAGCAGTCACCTAGGAAGTTGCAGCTGCTTTCCGTGGTCCCCATATGTCTGATCATTTGGGATAAAAAACTAACTGGATTTTTAAAGATGGGAGAACATATTTAGGCAAAAAAGGAGCAGATGTAGTTCTTCCCGTAGGAACAACccaaagcaacagcagcgtgTTTTTTCAATATCCAAAACTGTTTATAACTTTACACACAGAGGGGACattagttttgtttaaaaGATTCCTTCCGTTTCAGCGTCGTTAAATGAAAGAGTTAtgcaaaatcgaaaaatacCCCAAACTCACTCTTTTGAACCACATTGTGGGTCCGAGCTTTATGCTGGACAAAAATTGACTCTGTGATGCCTACAATTTCGGTTTGCATATCATAAGCttgtaaaaatgtatgtacatatgtgctaTGTAAAATCAAGGCTTAACTGCTTATCAATAAAACAATCAAGTTAACCGGAAATGAACGCACTAAgcttatattttaatgattttagATTGAAGAGTCCCCTTTTTGGATCATGTTGACCAATGTTAATCGAAAATAAAGGTCATTTGGGGTCATTAGCGATAACGTTAACGGCAAAAGTTTTAAGCATgaggatttttaaataaaattttcaatcGACGCAGAAGTAGCTACATCGTCTGAAATGTCTAGTTTCGGAATATTTGGTAGGTTGTCCAGGTCGTGGAATCACCTATTGCAGCTGACGGTTTCTTTTTAGGCGTCGTCCTGCTTATAGTTGGAATTATTCACAGCCACTGTGATTATCATCCAATAATATAAGGAAACTACAGTCTAGGTTCCAATGCACGCAATCCTGCCTGACCACCCCTGAGTACAATCCTGTCTGCAGGACTGACATGGTGAGCTACGACAATGAAAGCAAATTGAAGTGCGCAATTAAATGCGGGTTAAGTAAGTACACACTAGCTGCACAAAAGTCTGCAGATCGCATCCTTGTAAAActactttcacttttcatgCAAATATCAAAATTCTATACACGGGACAGTGCCGAACACCGCCAAGAGAATCATTACCGCGTCAGTCTAGTAGTGTCAGGGAATGAATGATGCGAACGTAAAGATCAAGCTGCATGATGTATGTATTCTCCTGAACATGTAAGTACCTAGGGTATAATTCAcactaaatt
It contains:
- the LOC6736211 gene encoding DIS3-like exonuclease 2 translates to MPSLLYPAHSQVMSETSSVDVDADRDGKKMGEGLRQRSQRLIVRLQQMQREMESNASSNDLSANQVVNPLQPQICWAEARPHPNQSQPSARSNSRQAIPYGVPVSAPAPVAMPLPYHVAFATYQATMQIPCVQPLSHMHVVSSPSHRLMAKKKSKRTLRNEVEALQDMVKHLSHLSPDVNAYACQLIRKNEILSQLEWSQTRSEAQPQQVGYQGRHRHDSEVSATNNGSHVQQHPKLGRRQRNRKKNDGSGSNGTQSQKTELEAMRSYINKIVQRYVGMDHKLSEDLIFKGNFSDLEAHAQRLVAAGYGRIVEEEIRVNRKNNRQAFIIMSTDREALERDGIVLLPVARRYAFEGDKVRAFVLNPDTQGSSKTAEPSSGGITGGKPSLSLADGEELSDDTESQGSESDTDNVVVISSDNCPKAFVIAITKQTELRQIVGTISFTNPTKLCDDQLFYKFRPYDLRVPMVYVPKDACAAHIGNKQQIDVSGLLYLANILETDCNGHCIAELIQPVGRVGNLDDELKAILFHNGLRDIKPFEQRFNDIYSQPSPPISQDDLHQRKDLRKMCIFTIDPMTARDLDDAVSIEKLGDNEYEIGVHISDVSHFLIEDNELDNIVKERSTSIYLANEVIHMLPQSLCMRCSLLPGEDKFAFSVFWRMNGEGVMLQKEPEFCRTVINSCSQFAYEHAQKIIDNPNERFTENDFPTILNGFNPDDIRNRVLWLHDIASSIRKTRLDNGALTINNAKLRFVLDPISGEPLSFEVEKQREANRLIEEFMLLANQAVARFIHESFPDIAVLRNHPPPLTKSLKALREKFLALGFELDYSSSKALQESMVRLCNEAPNPVAMNACLSQLLMKPMARATYFCSEGKSEPADLWHYALSIPIYTHFTSPIRRYPDIMVHRLLAAGLKYCTPPRRTPDDLHTLTKLANERKYNAKMAGDDSANLYFKRYVHNKQGIYMRAVVIEIFQHMMNVVTLESGHVISINYKMQKVLVDTHGAPNYILIAERNLKQSPRKLQLLSVVPICLIIWDKKLTGFLKMGEHI